A region from the Vicia villosa cultivar HV-30 ecotype Madison, WI linkage group LG3, Vvil1.0, whole genome shotgun sequence genome encodes:
- the LOC131659728 gene encoding uncharacterized protein LOC131659728 has protein sequence MTITLDDVSCLLHVPIRGKLVDPDSVVTDCDAIHLTVELFGVSLSDATREASSVRDPYSKLDWLKQVFQQQRAADNFIGATRAYMMLLFGCTILADKTFTLFELGGYASLLHVQNFTYDLVCWIHEYFSTVGKRGTSGLCCVDSPMARAMKWEYRQGTQKVDDIRVVLDQLTPHDIIWRPFEDHRQHRALDDICLYRGGLKWYGTIVLYLPDRCMHQFGYRQYILIAPPLTNPIQ, from the exons ATGACCATCACGCTAGATGATGTTTCATGTCTTCTTCATGTACCGATTAGGGGCAAGCTGGTTGACCCCGACTCTGTTGTCACTGATTGTGATGCTATCCATCTAACTGTTGAGTTGTTTGGTGTTTCACTGAGTGATGCAACTAGGGAGGCTTCTTCTGTAAGGGATCCTTATTCTAAATTGGATTGGTTGAAGCAAGTTTTTCAGCAACAAAGAGCTGCAGATAACTTTATAGGTGCTACCAGAGCATACATGATGTTGCTGTTTGGCTGTACTATTCTTGCCGACAAGACTTTTACTCTTTTCGAG CTTGGCGGTTATGCCTCTCTTCTTCATGTACAAAATTTTACTTATGATTTAGTT tgttggattcatgagTATTTTTCAACTGTTGGAAAGAGAGGTACTTCTGGGTTATGTTGCGTTGATAGTCCAATGGCTAGGGCGATGAAATGGGAATATAGGCAGGGGACGCAAAAAGTGGATGACATTCGAGTTGTGTTAGATCAGTTGACCCCCCACGATATCATCTGGCGCCCTTTTGAGGATCATAGGCAGCATCGTGCTTTGGATGATATTTGTTTGTACCGGGGTGGTTTGAAGTGGTATGGTACTATAGTGCTATATTTACCTGACAGGTGTATGCATCAGTTTGGATATAGACAGTACATACTGATTGCTCCTCCATTGACAAATCCGATTCAGTAA